Proteins encoded in a region of the Salmo trutta chromosome 34, fSalTru1.1, whole genome shotgun sequence genome:
- the gpnmb gene encoding protein QNR-71 isoform X4: MEGLHYVCVLACAFFVSQANGLKTYRDMFPHKHSVSMKFPPIPGWNPDGNPWDDYLYPPFSPKELTRRKGQPVKVRLTSDSPAIIGSMVSFTAKLEYPPCQKEDANGELVWDEHCPDGVELEASANGQLKHGYVFNWTSWLDDYGFGKCTDLKRCNVFPDGKPFPQSNDWRHKGYVYVWHSMGQYSETCDGSSSTLTVNTSDITLGPELIEVMVYRKRERRKYSPLATDKTVFFVTDKIPVAVNISQKAASNLSASVFVRGEDVVFSGSVHDPSKYLKTADAVDYIWDFKDGNQLVTHSNVATHAYSAVGKVNVKLTVEAAIKIPCPPPTPMSVTSPQTTAAPTPPPGTHSITSKMETTHGYVPVTIATPTSKGPNTPVPGTTGFPTTEPLPPTVADVTQGFNPTSLLPAVPTPMAQLRHRHLASTDCFRYLYGTFQTNITIIEHLINSQPANRIVDVSAAKVTNTDISFLVKCLGSTPTSACTIVSDPSCRQVRNIVCDDVPPSLGCEVRLRRTFLEPGVYCVNITLEDASSMALATTTITISNTDPDTPVYKAPHAAEVVLSSSALLVAIFAFIAFIVYKRYKVYRPVRKSLVEDASVHVEIGGRMGRLREIIFPTNEERSRLLKDRRPM; the protein is encoded by the exons ATGGAAGGATTGCATTATGTCTGTGTTCTGGCTTGCGCTTTTTTCGTTTCTCAAGCAAATGGACTCAAAA cttacCGGGACATGTTCCCTCATAAGCATTCAGTATCGATGAAGTTTCCACCGATCCCCGGTTGGAACCCAGACGGTAACCCGTGGGATGATTATCTTTACCCACCCTTCAGTCCCAAGGAACTAACGCGGCGGAAAG GTCAGCCCGTCAAAGTTCGACTGACCAGTGACAGTCCTGCGATCATTGGCTCTATGGTGTCATTTACCGCCAAGCTAGAGTACCCACCGTGTCAGAAGGAGGATGCCAATGGGGAGCTGGTGTGGGATGAGCATTGTCCGGATGGTGTGGAGCTGGAGGCCTCAG CTAACGGTCAGCTGAAGCATGGCTATGTGTTTAACTGGACCTCCTGGCTAGATGACTACGGCTTTGGAAAGTGTACTGACCTGAAGAGATGTAACGTCTTCCCAGACGGGAAACCCTTCCCTCAGAGCAACGACTGGAGACACAAGGGCTACGTCTACGTATGGCACTCCATGG gTCAGTACTCTGAGACGTGTGatggctcctcctccaccctGACAGTGAACACCAGTGACATCACTCTGGGGCCAGAGCTGATAGAAGTCATGGTGTACAGGAAACGTGAGCGCAGGAAGTACAGCCCCCTGGCCACAGACAAGACCGTCTTCTTCGTCACGG ACAAGATCCCAGTGGCGGTGAATATTTCCCAGAAGGCAGCATCCAACCTGTCGGCGAGCGTGTTTGTGCGTGGCGAGGATGTGGTGTTCAGTGGGTCTGTTCACGACCCCAGTAAATACCTGAAGACTGCCGATGCCGTCGACTACATCTGGGACTTCAAGGACGGCAACCAGCTGGTCACCCATAGCAACGTGGCCACGCATGCCTACAGCGCGGTCGGCAAAGTCAACGTGAAGCTGACGGTGGAGGCAGCGATCAAGATCCCGTGCCCCCCGCCAACACCGATGAGTGTTACTTCGCCGCAAACTACAG CggcccccacacctccccctgGCACTCACTCCATCACTAGCAAAATGGAAACAACCCATGGTTATG TGCCAGTCACCATTGCCACACCCACCTCCAAGGGCCCCAACACACCTGTTCCCGGGACAACGGGCTTCCCGACGACAGAGCCCCTCCCCCCGACGGTGGCTGATGTGACCCAGGGGTTCAACCCGACCTCGCTGCTGCCAGCTGTCCCCACCCCTATGGCCCAGCTCCGTCACAGACACCTGGCGTCCACCGACTGCTTCCGCTACCTCTACGGAACTTTCCAGACCAACATCACCATCATTG AGCACCTAatcaacagccagccagccaatcgaATCGTGGATGTGTCTGCTGCCAAGGTGACCAACACTGACATCAGCTTCCTGGTCAAGTGCCTGGGCAG CACTCCCACCTCAGCCTGCACCATCGTGTCGGACCCCTCCTGCCGCCAGGTCAGGAACATCGTGTGTGACGACGTGCCCCCGTCTTTGGGTTGCGAGGTGCGCCTGCGGAGGACCTTCCTGGAGCCGGGGGTCTACTGTGTCAACATCACCCTGGAGGATGCCAGCAGTATGGCCCtcgccaccaccaccatcaccatcagcaACACTGACCCTGACACACCCG TGTATAAAGCTCCTCATGCTGCAGAGGTTGTCCTGTCCTCCAGTGCTCTCCTGGTAGCCATCTTTGCCTTCATCGCCTTCATAGTCTACAA gcGCTATAAGGTCTACAGACCTGTGAGGAAGTCCCTTGTGGAGGATGCCAGCGTCCATGTTGAGATCGGGGGTCGTATGGGCCGGCTGAGGGAGATCATATTCCCCACCAACGAGGAGAGGAGTCGCCTGCTGAAGGACAGACGCCCCATGTAG
- the gpnmb gene encoding protein QNR-71 isoform X3 — translation MEGLHYVCVLACAFFVSQANGLKTYRDMFPHKHSVSMKFPPIPGWNPDGNPWDDYLYPPFSPKELTRRKGQPVKVRLTSDSPAIIGSMVSFTAKLEYPPCQKEDANGELVWDEHCPDGVELEASANGQLKHGYVFNWTSWLDDYGFGKCTDLKRCNVFPDGKPFPQSNDWRHKGYVYVWHSMGQYSETCDGSSSTLTVNTSDITLGPELIEVMVYRKRERRKYSPLATDKTVFFVTDKIPVAVNISQKAASNLSASVFVRGEDVVFSGSVHDPSKYLKTADAVDYIWDFKDGNQLVTHSNVATHAYSAVGKVNVKLTVEAAIKIPCPPPTPMSVTSPQTTAAPTPPPGTHSITSKMETTHGYVPVTIATPTSKGPNTPVPGTTGFPTTEPLPPTVADVTQGFNPTSLLPAVPTPMAQLRHRHLASTDCFRYLYGTFQTNITIIEHLINSQPANRIVDVSAAKVTNTDISFLVKCLGSTPTSACTIVSDPSCRQVRNIVCDDVPPSLGCEVRLRRTFLEPGVYCVNITLEDASSMALATTTITISNTDPDTPVVYKAPHAAEVVLSSSALLVAIFAFIAFIVYKRYKVYRPVRKSLVEDASVHVEIGGRMGRLREIIFPTNEERSRLLKDRRPM, via the exons ATGGAAGGATTGCATTATGTCTGTGTTCTGGCTTGCGCTTTTTTCGTTTCTCAAGCAAATGGACTCAAAA cttacCGGGACATGTTCCCTCATAAGCATTCAGTATCGATGAAGTTTCCACCGATCCCCGGTTGGAACCCAGACGGTAACCCGTGGGATGATTATCTTTACCCACCCTTCAGTCCCAAGGAACTAACGCGGCGGAAAG GTCAGCCCGTCAAAGTTCGACTGACCAGTGACAGTCCTGCGATCATTGGCTCTATGGTGTCATTTACCGCCAAGCTAGAGTACCCACCGTGTCAGAAGGAGGATGCCAATGGGGAGCTGGTGTGGGATGAGCATTGTCCGGATGGTGTGGAGCTGGAGGCCTCAG CTAACGGTCAGCTGAAGCATGGCTATGTGTTTAACTGGACCTCCTGGCTAGATGACTACGGCTTTGGAAAGTGTACTGACCTGAAGAGATGTAACGTCTTCCCAGACGGGAAACCCTTCCCTCAGAGCAACGACTGGAGACACAAGGGCTACGTCTACGTATGGCACTCCATGG gTCAGTACTCTGAGACGTGTGatggctcctcctccaccctGACAGTGAACACCAGTGACATCACTCTGGGGCCAGAGCTGATAGAAGTCATGGTGTACAGGAAACGTGAGCGCAGGAAGTACAGCCCCCTGGCCACAGACAAGACCGTCTTCTTCGTCACGG ACAAGATCCCAGTGGCGGTGAATATTTCCCAGAAGGCAGCATCCAACCTGTCGGCGAGCGTGTTTGTGCGTGGCGAGGATGTGGTGTTCAGTGGGTCTGTTCACGACCCCAGTAAATACCTGAAGACTGCCGATGCCGTCGACTACATCTGGGACTTCAAGGACGGCAACCAGCTGGTCACCCATAGCAACGTGGCCACGCATGCCTACAGCGCGGTCGGCAAAGTCAACGTGAAGCTGACGGTGGAGGCAGCGATCAAGATCCCGTGCCCCCCGCCAACACCGATGAGTGTTACTTCGCCGCAAACTACAG CggcccccacacctccccctgGCACTCACTCCATCACTAGCAAAATGGAAACAACCCATGGTTATG TGCCAGTCACCATTGCCACACCCACCTCCAAGGGCCCCAACACACCTGTTCCCGGGACAACGGGCTTCCCGACGACAGAGCCCCTCCCCCCGACGGTGGCTGATGTGACCCAGGGGTTCAACCCGACCTCGCTGCTGCCAGCTGTCCCCACCCCTATGGCCCAGCTCCGTCACAGACACCTGGCGTCCACCGACTGCTTCCGCTACCTCTACGGAACTTTCCAGACCAACATCACCATCATTG AGCACCTAatcaacagccagccagccaatcgaATCGTGGATGTGTCTGCTGCCAAGGTGACCAACACTGACATCAGCTTCCTGGTCAAGTGCCTGGGCAG CACTCCCACCTCAGCCTGCACCATCGTGTCGGACCCCTCCTGCCGCCAGGTCAGGAACATCGTGTGTGACGACGTGCCCCCGTCTTTGGGTTGCGAGGTGCGCCTGCGGAGGACCTTCCTGGAGCCGGGGGTCTACTGTGTCAACATCACCCTGGAGGATGCCAGCAGTATGGCCCtcgccaccaccaccatcaccatcagcaACACTGACCCTGACACACCCG TAGTGTATAAAGCTCCTCATGCTGCAGAGGTTGTCCTGTCCTCCAGTGCTCTCCTGGTAGCCATCTTTGCCTTCATCGCCTTCATAGTCTACAA gcGCTATAAGGTCTACAGACCTGTGAGGAAGTCCCTTGTGGAGGATGCCAGCGTCCATGTTGAGATCGGGGGTCGTATGGGCCGGCTGAGGGAGATCATATTCCCCACCAACGAGGAGAGGAGTCGCCTGCTGAAGGACAGACGCCCCATGTAG
- the gpnmb gene encoding protein QNR-71 isoform X2 has product MSKFDDKICPQEEQPRELPVQVSTAQAYRDMFPHKHSVSMKFPPIPGWNPDGNPWDDYLYPPFSPKELTRRKGQPVKVRLTSDSPAIIGSMVSFTAKLEYPPCQKEDANGELVWDEHCPDGVELEASANGQLKHGYVFNWTSWLDDYGFGKCTDLKRCNVFPDGKPFPQSNDWRHKGYVYVWHSMGQYSETCDGSSSTLTVNTSDITLGPELIEVMVYRKRERRKYSPLATDKTVFFVTDKIPVAVNISQKAASNLSASVFVRGEDVVFSGSVHDPSKYLKTADAVDYIWDFKDGNQLVTHSNVATHAYSAVGKVNVKLTVEAAIKIPCPPPTPMSVTSPQTTAAPTPPPGTHSITSKMETTHGYVPVTIATPTSKGPNTPVPGTTGFPTTEPLPPTVADVTQGFNPTSLLPAVPTPMAQLRHRHLASTDCFRYLYGTFQTNITIIEHLINSQPANRIVDVSAAKVTNTDISFLVKCLGSTPTSACTIVSDPSCRQVRNIVCDDVPPSLGCEVRLRRTFLEPGVYCVNITLEDASSMALATTTITISNTDPDTPVYKAPHAAEVVLSSSALLVAIFAFIAFIVYKRYKVYRPVRKSLVEDASVHVEIGGRMGRLREIIFPTNEERSRLLKDRRPM; this is encoded by the exons ATgtcaaagtttgatgacaaaatttgtccACAAGAAGAACAGCCACGAgaacttcctgttcaagtgagcacagcacaag cttacCGGGACATGTTCCCTCATAAGCATTCAGTATCGATGAAGTTTCCACCGATCCCCGGTTGGAACCCAGACGGTAACCCGTGGGATGATTATCTTTACCCACCCTTCAGTCCCAAGGAACTAACGCGGCGGAAAG GTCAGCCCGTCAAAGTTCGACTGACCAGTGACAGTCCTGCGATCATTGGCTCTATGGTGTCATTTACCGCCAAGCTAGAGTACCCACCGTGTCAGAAGGAGGATGCCAATGGGGAGCTGGTGTGGGATGAGCATTGTCCGGATGGTGTGGAGCTGGAGGCCTCAG CTAACGGTCAGCTGAAGCATGGCTATGTGTTTAACTGGACCTCCTGGCTAGATGACTACGGCTTTGGAAAGTGTACTGACCTGAAGAGATGTAACGTCTTCCCAGACGGGAAACCCTTCCCTCAGAGCAACGACTGGAGACACAAGGGCTACGTCTACGTATGGCACTCCATGG gTCAGTACTCTGAGACGTGTGatggctcctcctccaccctGACAGTGAACACCAGTGACATCACTCTGGGGCCAGAGCTGATAGAAGTCATGGTGTACAGGAAACGTGAGCGCAGGAAGTACAGCCCCCTGGCCACAGACAAGACCGTCTTCTTCGTCACGG ACAAGATCCCAGTGGCGGTGAATATTTCCCAGAAGGCAGCATCCAACCTGTCGGCGAGCGTGTTTGTGCGTGGCGAGGATGTGGTGTTCAGTGGGTCTGTTCACGACCCCAGTAAATACCTGAAGACTGCCGATGCCGTCGACTACATCTGGGACTTCAAGGACGGCAACCAGCTGGTCACCCATAGCAACGTGGCCACGCATGCCTACAGCGCGGTCGGCAAAGTCAACGTGAAGCTGACGGTGGAGGCAGCGATCAAGATCCCGTGCCCCCCGCCAACACCGATGAGTGTTACTTCGCCGCAAACTACAG CggcccccacacctccccctgGCACTCACTCCATCACTAGCAAAATGGAAACAACCCATGGTTATG TGCCAGTCACCATTGCCACACCCACCTCCAAGGGCCCCAACACACCTGTTCCCGGGACAACGGGCTTCCCGACGACAGAGCCCCTCCCCCCGACGGTGGCTGATGTGACCCAGGGGTTCAACCCGACCTCGCTGCTGCCAGCTGTCCCCACCCCTATGGCCCAGCTCCGTCACAGACACCTGGCGTCCACCGACTGCTTCCGCTACCTCTACGGAACTTTCCAGACCAACATCACCATCATTG AGCACCTAatcaacagccagccagccaatcgaATCGTGGATGTGTCTGCTGCCAAGGTGACCAACACTGACATCAGCTTCCTGGTCAAGTGCCTGGGCAG CACTCCCACCTCAGCCTGCACCATCGTGTCGGACCCCTCCTGCCGCCAGGTCAGGAACATCGTGTGTGACGACGTGCCCCCGTCTTTGGGTTGCGAGGTGCGCCTGCGGAGGACCTTCCTGGAGCCGGGGGTCTACTGTGTCAACATCACCCTGGAGGATGCCAGCAGTATGGCCCtcgccaccaccaccatcaccatcagcaACACTGACCCTGACACACCCG TGTATAAAGCTCCTCATGCTGCAGAGGTTGTCCTGTCCTCCAGTGCTCTCCTGGTAGCCATCTTTGCCTTCATCGCCTTCATAGTCTACAA gcGCTATAAGGTCTACAGACCTGTGAGGAAGTCCCTTGTGGAGGATGCCAGCGTCCATGTTGAGATCGGGGGTCGTATGGGCCGGCTGAGGGAGATCATATTCCCCACCAACGAGGAGAGGAGTCGCCTGCTGAAGGACAGACGCCCCATGTAG
- the gpnmb gene encoding protein QNR-71 isoform X1, protein MSKFDDKICPQEEQPRELPVQVSTAQAYRDMFPHKHSVSMKFPPIPGWNPDGNPWDDYLYPPFSPKELTRRKGQPVKVRLTSDSPAIIGSMVSFTAKLEYPPCQKEDANGELVWDEHCPDGVELEASANGQLKHGYVFNWTSWLDDYGFGKCTDLKRCNVFPDGKPFPQSNDWRHKGYVYVWHSMGQYSETCDGSSSTLTVNTSDITLGPELIEVMVYRKRERRKYSPLATDKTVFFVTDKIPVAVNISQKAASNLSASVFVRGEDVVFSGSVHDPSKYLKTADAVDYIWDFKDGNQLVTHSNVATHAYSAVGKVNVKLTVEAAIKIPCPPPTPMSVTSPQTTAAPTPPPGTHSITSKMETTHGYVPVTIATPTSKGPNTPVPGTTGFPTTEPLPPTVADVTQGFNPTSLLPAVPTPMAQLRHRHLASTDCFRYLYGTFQTNITIIEHLINSQPANRIVDVSAAKVTNTDISFLVKCLGSTPTSACTIVSDPSCRQVRNIVCDDVPPSLGCEVRLRRTFLEPGVYCVNITLEDASSMALATTTITISNTDPDTPVVYKAPHAAEVVLSSSALLVAIFAFIAFIVYKRYKVYRPVRKSLVEDASVHVEIGGRMGRLREIIFPTNEERSRLLKDRRPM, encoded by the exons ATgtcaaagtttgatgacaaaatttgtccACAAGAAGAACAGCCACGAgaacttcctgttcaagtgagcacagcacaag cttacCGGGACATGTTCCCTCATAAGCATTCAGTATCGATGAAGTTTCCACCGATCCCCGGTTGGAACCCAGACGGTAACCCGTGGGATGATTATCTTTACCCACCCTTCAGTCCCAAGGAACTAACGCGGCGGAAAG GTCAGCCCGTCAAAGTTCGACTGACCAGTGACAGTCCTGCGATCATTGGCTCTATGGTGTCATTTACCGCCAAGCTAGAGTACCCACCGTGTCAGAAGGAGGATGCCAATGGGGAGCTGGTGTGGGATGAGCATTGTCCGGATGGTGTGGAGCTGGAGGCCTCAG CTAACGGTCAGCTGAAGCATGGCTATGTGTTTAACTGGACCTCCTGGCTAGATGACTACGGCTTTGGAAAGTGTACTGACCTGAAGAGATGTAACGTCTTCCCAGACGGGAAACCCTTCCCTCAGAGCAACGACTGGAGACACAAGGGCTACGTCTACGTATGGCACTCCATGG gTCAGTACTCTGAGACGTGTGatggctcctcctccaccctGACAGTGAACACCAGTGACATCACTCTGGGGCCAGAGCTGATAGAAGTCATGGTGTACAGGAAACGTGAGCGCAGGAAGTACAGCCCCCTGGCCACAGACAAGACCGTCTTCTTCGTCACGG ACAAGATCCCAGTGGCGGTGAATATTTCCCAGAAGGCAGCATCCAACCTGTCGGCGAGCGTGTTTGTGCGTGGCGAGGATGTGGTGTTCAGTGGGTCTGTTCACGACCCCAGTAAATACCTGAAGACTGCCGATGCCGTCGACTACATCTGGGACTTCAAGGACGGCAACCAGCTGGTCACCCATAGCAACGTGGCCACGCATGCCTACAGCGCGGTCGGCAAAGTCAACGTGAAGCTGACGGTGGAGGCAGCGATCAAGATCCCGTGCCCCCCGCCAACACCGATGAGTGTTACTTCGCCGCAAACTACAG CggcccccacacctccccctgGCACTCACTCCATCACTAGCAAAATGGAAACAACCCATGGTTATG TGCCAGTCACCATTGCCACACCCACCTCCAAGGGCCCCAACACACCTGTTCCCGGGACAACGGGCTTCCCGACGACAGAGCCCCTCCCCCCGACGGTGGCTGATGTGACCCAGGGGTTCAACCCGACCTCGCTGCTGCCAGCTGTCCCCACCCCTATGGCCCAGCTCCGTCACAGACACCTGGCGTCCACCGACTGCTTCCGCTACCTCTACGGAACTTTCCAGACCAACATCACCATCATTG AGCACCTAatcaacagccagccagccaatcgaATCGTGGATGTGTCTGCTGCCAAGGTGACCAACACTGACATCAGCTTCCTGGTCAAGTGCCTGGGCAG CACTCCCACCTCAGCCTGCACCATCGTGTCGGACCCCTCCTGCCGCCAGGTCAGGAACATCGTGTGTGACGACGTGCCCCCGTCTTTGGGTTGCGAGGTGCGCCTGCGGAGGACCTTCCTGGAGCCGGGGGTCTACTGTGTCAACATCACCCTGGAGGATGCCAGCAGTATGGCCCtcgccaccaccaccatcaccatcagcaACACTGACCCTGACACACCCG TAGTGTATAAAGCTCCTCATGCTGCAGAGGTTGTCCTGTCCTCCAGTGCTCTCCTGGTAGCCATCTTTGCCTTCATCGCCTTCATAGTCTACAA gcGCTATAAGGTCTACAGACCTGTGAGGAAGTCCCTTGTGGAGGATGCCAGCGTCCATGTTGAGATCGGGGGTCGTATGGGCCGGCTGAGGGAGATCATATTCCCCACCAACGAGGAGAGGAGTCGCCTGCTGAAGGACAGACGCCCCATGTAG
- the LOC115173967 gene encoding polypeptide N-acetylgalactosaminyltransferase 15: MRLWSRLRPCRRVMLCLWLLILVLSVATLALMDLVFRDQTQTPPNSPRRPFQRLSRPPDLEVIVDSWDRLKQEHNLGLAPLSSLQEDQLLLVPSTQVRNPAPPPRKGSYRMVISSAKKESAVPVLPTHGDMGRPVRLKLEGLERDMEKSALQKYGFNELVSERISLHRRLPEARHPSCLVERYSESLPSASVVICFHDEAWSTLLRTVHSVLDTAPKEYLREVLLVDDLSQHGHLKSVLSEYVLLLEGVRLVRSTWRLGVAGCRSLGAARAVGEVLVFMDSHCECHRGWLEPLLERVAQDRTRVVSPIIDVIDWQTFQYNATQWPHRGVFDWRLDFNWETLSQQEDQDSPVEPVQSPALEGVVLAIDRHFFQSVGGYDPGMLFWGAEHMELSIRVWLCGGSMEVVPCSRVAHLGHHHQPYTLPDQDILQRNKIRIADTWLDGFRKIYYKRDTLAHFIRQSESPNITELVRLKKRLGCRNFHWFLTNVYPDLYIPQDRPSLSGELYNVGTGYCADYPGGRGPQGATMDIAPCSGNGYQHCELNSMGEVRWGPAGRLCFHAQGERVVLTPCPAHQSPRNKPQWRVIKLSGQVVHLQTQRCLEAMKEEGGKQQRDTGGHQRGGNGTQKGLFLRPCAHQPRQQWHFEQLVVPKGA; the protein is encoded by the exons ATGCGGCTTTGGAGCAGACTCAGACCATGCCGGCGGGTGATGCTCTGTCTCTGGTTACTTATCCTCGTTCTATCCGTGGCCACGTTGGCTCTCATGGACCTGGTCTTTCGGGATCAGACCCAGACACCGCCCAACTCGCCCCGCCGTCCCTTCCAGCGGCTCTCTCGTCCACCGGACCTGGAGGTGATCGTGGATTCCTGGGACCGTCTCAAACAGGAGCATAATCTCGGTCTCGCGCCGCTGAGCTCGCTGCAGGAGGACCAGCTTCTCCTCGTGCCCTCAACCCAGGTGAGGAACCCAGCTCCGCCGCCGAGGAAGGGGAGTTACCGGATGGTTATATCGAGCGCCAAGAAGGAATCAGCGGTCCCGGTGCTACCGACGCACGGGGATATGGGGAGACCGGTGCGGCTGAAGCTGGAGGGGCTAGAGAGGGACATGGAGAAGTCTGCTCTGCAGAAATACGGCTTCAACGAGCTGGTGAGCGAACGGATCTCACTGCACCGCAGATTGCCCGAGGCTCGCCATCCTTC GTGCCTCGTTGAGCGTTACAGCGAGTCGCTGCCGTCCGCGAGCGTGGTGATATGTTTCCATGACGAGGCTTGGTCCACGCTCCTCCGCACCGTGCACAGCGTGCTCGACACTGCGCCCAAGGAGTACCTGCGCGAGGTCCTGCTTGTGGACGACCTCAGTCAGCATG GTCACCTGAAGAGTGTGCTGAGTGAGTATGTGTTGCTGCTGGAAGGGGTGCGTCTGGTCCGCAGCACGTGGCGTCTGGGCGTGGCAGGGTGTCGCTCTCTGGGTGCAGCCAGAGCTGTGGGGGAGGTACTGGTCTTCATGGACTCACACTGCGAGTGCCACAGGGGCTGGTTGGAACCACTATTGGAGCGAGTGGCACAGgacag gacCAGAGTGGTGTCCCCCATCATAGACGTGATAGACTGGCAGACGTTCCAGTACAACGCCACCCAGTGGCCACACAGGGGAGTGTTTGACTGGAGACTGGACTTCAACTGGGAAACCCTGTCCCAACAGGAAGACCAGGATTCACCAGTGGAGCCTGTCCA GAGTCCGGCGTTGGAGGGCGTGGTCTTAGCAATTGACAGACACTTCTTCCAGAGCGTGGGTGGTTATGATCCGGGCATGCTGTTCTGGGGGGCAGAGCATATGGAGTTGTCCATCAGG GTGTGGTTGTGTGGGGGCTCCATGGAGGTGGTCCCCTGCTCCAGAGTTGCTCACTTGGGGCACCATCACCAGCCCTAtaccctccctgaccaagacatCCTCCAGAGGAACAAGATACGCATCGCTGACACCTGGCTGGATGGCTTCAGGAAAATCTACTATAAGAGAGATACACTAGCTCACTTCATCAGGCAG TCTGAGAGTCCTAACATTACAGAGCTAGTCAGACTGAAGAAGAGACTGGGCTGCCGTAACTTCCACTGGTTCCTGACTAACGTCTACCCAGACCTCTATATACCCCAGGACAGACCTTCACTCTCAGGGGAG CTGTACAATGTTGGCACTGGCTATTGTGCGGATTACCCTGGAGGACGGGGTCCACAGGGCGCCACTATGGACATAGCACCCTGCAGTGGCAATGGCTACCAG CACTGTGAGCTGAACTCCATGGGAGAGGTGCGCTGGGGGCCAGCGGGACGGCTGTGTTTCCACGCCCAAGGGGAGAGGGTGGTACTAACACCGTGCCCCGCCCATCAGTCGCCCCGCAACAAACCACAGTGGAGGGTCATCAAG ctgAGTGGCCAGGTGGTTCACTTGCAGACCCAGAGATGTCTGGAAGCTATGAAGGAGGAGGGGGGTAAGCAGCAGAGGGACACAGGAGGTCACCAGAGAGGGGGCAACGGTACCCAGAAGGGTCTGTTCCTGCGCCCCTGTGCCCATCAGCCCCGGCAACAGTGGCACTTCGAGCAGCTAGTTGTCCCTAAAGGGGCCTGA